In Methanomicrobium sp. W14, the sequence ATACCCCCGTATACAAAAGAAGAAAAGGAAATTATGGCTCAGATTCAGGCAGATATGACCAAGAACAAATAAAAATTATCTTATTCTTTTTCTTGAAAACAAGGTGACAAAACGGGACTTTTTTTGTCCATTTAAAAAAGATAACAGATCTCCTGGAAAAACTTTAGCCGGATAAATCAGGCCGGTCATGCTTTAAAATCTGAACTGACATTTCATGTCTGGAGGGATACTTTTAAAAACAGGACAATTCGCCTGTATAAAAGCCGGATACAGGTGAAAATGCCATTTAAAACCCGTGAAGGGGGGCTTGTTTTTTTAATTTCAGCATAAACTACAAACAAAACCGCGGATGTTTATGCAGTCTGAGTGAAATCATCCGTATTTAATCTGTCCTGAAAAGCCACAGGACTATTTTAGTATTGATTTTAATAAGATATATACTTTTTTTTTAAGATAGTCCCCTGGACAATTCAGGTAGAATATCTGAATGTCAGGTTTTAACTTATGAAGTAGTGTACACTAAAGTCAATCAGGGAAGCAAAAAAAGTTTATTCAATGGTTATTTCGTATTTTGTAAGGAGACCTGCAACACCCGGGAAAGAAAAAAGGGCATTTTTAATGGTATTGTCTTCAGGGTCTATCGTATAGTTCTCCGCGGTCCTGAAGTCTGCTCCTGCCATATTGTTTCTTTCAAAAAAGGCGCCGAAGAGGTCACAGTTGTTTATCTTTGCGCCTGACATGTCGCATTCCGTAAATTTTGCCTCATACATGACACATCCGTCAAACAAAGACTGTTCAAGTCTGTTTTTGCGAAAAACAGAATAACTTAGATTGCATTTCCTGAAATTGACTTCAAACAAAAAGTCATTGCAGCACCCAAAGTCAACGCCTGTCAGCTTGCACGCCTCAAAAAAAACATTTTTGAGACTGATTCCGTTAAGCCTTGCAAGGGACAGATCGCAGTTTTGGAATTTACATTCCAGAAAGCCTCCTCCCGACATG encodes:
- a CDS encoding pentapeptide repeat-containing protein, producing the protein MKEDSYTDKIFENTDFSGNEIRDCEFDSCTFKDCRFSESYMSGGGFLECKFQNCDLSLARLNGISLKNVFFEACKLTGVDFGCCNDFLFEVNFRKCNLSYSVFRKNRLEQSLFDGCVMYEAKFTECDMSGAKINNCDLFGAFFERNNMAGADFRTAENYTIDPEDNTIKNALFSFPGVAGLLTKYEITIE